Proteins found in one Candidatus Edwardsbacteria bacterium genomic segment:
- a CDS encoding transketolase, giving the protein MTLPQLKIIARQIRRDIIEMTYQAGSGHPGGSLSAADILAVLYFDIMKHDPKNPVWQKRDRFFLSKGHACPVLYAALAEADYFSKKHLAAFRHLGSVLQGHPHRLKTPGVEMSSGSLGQGLSIAAGTALGLKMDGSKSKVFCLMGDGELQEGQIWEAAMAAGHFKLNNLIGIVDYNNLQIDGPVEKVMGLAPLADKWRSFRWNVIEVDGHDILQIKKAFIKAGQSKTKPTAIIARTVKGKGVSFMENQAGWHGRAPDKEEYEMAMRELQL; this is encoded by the coding sequence ATGACCCTCCCGCAGTTAAAAATAATAGCCCGACAGATACGCCGGGATATAATCGAGATGACCTATCAGGCGGGCTCCGGGCATCCCGGCGGTTCGCTTTCGGCGGCCGACATCCTGGCGGTCCTGTATTTCGACATCATGAAACACGATCCCAAGAATCCCGTATGGCAAAAGCGGGACCGGTTCTTTTTATCCAAGGGCCACGCCTGCCCGGTGCTGTATGCCGCCTTGGCCGAAGCGGATTACTTTTCAAAAAAGCATCTGGCCGCCTTCCGGCATCTGGGTTCTGTCTTGCAGGGGCATCCCCACCGTTTGAAGACGCCGGGAGTGGAGATGTCCAGCGGCTCGCTGGGACAGGGATTGTCCATTGCCGCCGGAACGGCGCTGGGGTTGAAAATGGACGGCAGTAAATCAAAGGTTTTTTGCCTGATGGGCGACGGCGAATTGCAGGAGGGACAGATCTGGGAGGCGGCCATGGCCGCCGGACATTTCAAGCTGAATAATCTTATCGGCATTGTGGATTACAACAACCTGCAGATAGACGGTCCGGTGGAGAAGGTGATGGGCCTGGCCCCGCTGGCCGACAAATGGCGGTCCTTCCGCTGGAACGTCATCGAAGTTGACGGGCATGATATTCTACAGATCAAGAAGGCCTTCATCAAGGCGGGGCAGTCAAAGACAAAGCCCACCGCCATCATAGCCCGGACGGTCAAGGGCAAGGGCGTTTCCTTCATGGAGAACCAGGCCGGCTGGCACGGCCGGGCGCCGGATAAGGAAGAATATGAAATGGCAATGAGAGAACTCCAGTTATAA
- a CDS encoding FG-GAP-like repeat-containing protein: MRFSFNYIIRPALITALLAGSLQGDELRGLKETWKSSMTIAEQIKQQPRGYRDAVSTRDILGGIRAAKAKKGIKAATPDTIRVLVIKAQFQLDSDINTTGNGHFDYAGNGEPVYTNNDPAQGHNLYYEPPHDSTYIHNQMLAMRNYYRAVSYGKLHIEFEQFPKGDTAAYTLPHQMSFYSDYYNNWDNWGAGLYFLFRDAIVAADQDPANISFRDYQSYMIIHAGSCWQTDPWGADIPSVFISLGDQPLIANAGLDTIYDGILDAATQSQDGMVLGSQGEFAHEFGHQLGLPDLYDYTYESAGLGEWELMSWGSFNMNAYVPPHLSAWCKVFLGWAEPIELKPGDDSEQVFAWVAKDPRAIVKIPINSHEYYLIENRRAWANPNDQVIYQDSIYGYGSDSSAVRVWRNGVLVKVDDYDMSLPFDLGKGGLLVYHVDDDLIRQRWYDNSLMTGNVKAIYLLEADHIQDLRHWVSSPYSTIASPYDAYFRGNNDRLDDASDPASLANDGSSTHISIYNISLPGDTMKARVKVGWSVPGFPAVLGDTVDWNSANYLTMHPGTDSSYKAVLAAGVLGRLYAWKADGSGLFNQERDTVLAGYDTISIRAEIARVKEGSYVYSSPAVADINLDGVPEVFITSSYSMTEGQVSGFSLIPQPDTVLSDMGNPYVVYHATPMPGFPVNVSAPIYSSVALGDVTGDDTLEVIAAGDDMKLHVWDHRGNMLTGFPYDLAMETRSTPALADIDPASPGKEIIVLSGDSRVFVFKGNGGLVAGFPALKPWADMVSSSPAVGDIDRDGNPDIICCTNKGISAVNRAGKMLKGWPIDFTGLYYTIISSPALGDIDGDGYLELAVAINNKLHVYNYNGTAVEGFPVEVSSSQLVQSSPVMADVDGDRLPEIVIGSPDNAVMAFNHDGTNAAGFPLTLGGRTYSTPLAFDLDGDTTGTELAIGCDDGMVYAWSLPSAFSIQTSHWTGFHNDQANSGYLNWDLSRHPLKISDKLLANAYVYPNPARGNFAKIRFSLNAQASVNIKVFNLAGDLVQEFSQPGFAGTENEILWKLGNLAFGVYLIRLEAVSTNDTQYQILKAAVIR; the protein is encoded by the coding sequence TTGAGGTTTTCATTTAATTACATAATCAGGCCAGCCTTGATAACGGCATTGCTGGCCGGCAGTCTGCAGGGTGATGAGTTGAGGGGCCTGAAGGAGACCTGGAAGAGCTCCATGACCATTGCCGAACAGATCAAACAGCAGCCCAGGGGCTACCGGGACGCCGTCTCCACCCGCGATATCCTGGGCGGGATCCGGGCCGCCAAGGCAAAAAAGGGCATCAAGGCCGCCACCCCCGACACCATCAGGGTGCTGGTGATCAAGGCCCAGTTCCAGCTGGACAGCGACATCAATACCACCGGGAACGGGCATTTCGACTATGCCGGCAACGGGGAGCCGGTCTACACCAACAACGATCCGGCCCAGGGGCACAACCTCTATTACGAGCCGCCCCACGACAGCACCTATATCCACAACCAGATGCTGGCCATGCGCAATTACTACCGGGCGGTCTCCTACGGGAAACTCCATATCGAGTTCGAGCAGTTTCCCAAGGGCGATACCGCCGCCTATACCCTGCCGCACCAGATGTCATTCTACAGCGACTATTACAACAACTGGGACAATTGGGGAGCCGGGCTGTATTTCCTGTTCCGGGACGCCATCGTGGCGGCCGACCAGGATCCGGCCAACATTTCCTTCCGCGATTACCAATCATATATGATCATTCATGCCGGCTCCTGCTGGCAGACCGATCCCTGGGGGGCCGACATCCCCTCGGTGTTCATCTCTTTGGGCGACCAGCCGCTGATCGCCAATGCCGGGCTGGATACCATCTACGACGGCATACTGGACGCCGCCACCCAGAGCCAGGACGGCATGGTGCTGGGGTCGCAGGGCGAGTTCGCCCACGAGTTCGGCCACCAGCTGGGCCTGCCGGACCTTTACGACTACACCTACGAGTCGGCCGGGCTGGGGGAGTGGGAGCTGATGTCCTGGGGCTCCTTCAACATGAACGCCTATGTGCCGCCGCATCTTTCGGCCTGGTGCAAGGTGTTTCTGGGCTGGGCCGAACCCATCGAGCTCAAGCCGGGGGACGACAGCGAGCAGGTCTTTGCCTGGGTGGCCAAGGATCCCAGGGCCATCGTCAAGATCCCCATCAACTCCCACGAGTATTATCTGATCGAGAACCGCCGGGCCTGGGCCAACCCCAATGATCAGGTAATTTATCAAGATTCGATATACGGCTACGGATCGGACAGCAGTGCCGTCAGGGTTTGGCGAAACGGAGTGCTGGTGAAGGTGGATGATTACGATATGTCACTGCCCTTCGACCTGGGCAAAGGCGGCCTGCTGGTCTATCATGTGGACGATGACCTGATCCGGCAGCGCTGGTATGACAACAGCCTGATGACCGGCAATGTAAAGGCCATTTATCTGCTGGAGGCCGACCACATCCAGGACCTGCGGCACTGGGTCAGCTCGCCTTATTCCACCATCGCCAGCCCCTACGATGCCTATTTCAGGGGCAACAACGACCGGCTGGATGACGCCAGCGATCCGGCCAGCCTGGCCAACGACGGCTCTTCCACCCATATCTCCATCTACAATATCTCTCTTCCGGGGGATACCATGAAGGCCCGGGTGAAGGTGGGCTGGTCGGTGCCGGGCTTCCCGGCGGTGCTGGGGGATACGGTGGACTGGAACAGCGCCAATTACCTGACCATGCATCCCGGCACCGATTCATCCTATAAGGCGGTGCTGGCCGCCGGGGTGCTGGGCAGATTGTACGCCTGGAAGGCTGATGGTTCAGGGCTGTTCAACCAGGAGCGCGATACGGTGTTGGCCGGATACGACACGATAAGCATCCGGGCCGAGATCGCCCGGGTCAAGGAAGGCAGTTATGTTTATTCCTCACCGGCGGTGGCGGATATAAATCTGGATGGTGTGCCCGAGGTGTTCATCACCTCGTCATATTCCATGACCGAGGGTCAGGTATCCGGGTTCAGCCTGATCCCCCAGCCGGATACAGTTCTATCTGACATGGGCAATCCCTATGTGGTTTACCACGCCACGCCAATGCCGGGATTTCCGGTCAATGTTTCTGCGCCAATATATTCCTCGGTGGCCCTGGGCGATGTCACCGGCGACGACACCCTGGAGGTGATCGCGGCCGGCGATGATATGAAACTTCATGTCTGGGACCATCGAGGGAATATGCTGACGGGCTTTCCATATGATCTGGCTATGGAGACCCGTTCCACTCCGGCCCTGGCGGATATTGACCCAGCTTCGCCCGGCAAGGAGATCATCGTTCTTTCCGGCGACAGCCGGGTGTTCGTCTTCAAGGGGAACGGCGGATTGGTGGCGGGATTCCCGGCATTAAAGCCCTGGGCCGATATGGTCAGCTCCTCCCCGGCGGTGGGAGATATCGACCGGGACGGAAACCCCGATATCATCTGTTGCACCAACAAGGGCATCTCCGCGGTCAACCGCGCCGGCAAGATGTTAAAGGGTTGGCCTATTGATTTTACCGGGCTGTACTATACGATTATTTCCTCTCCGGCCTTGGGCGACATCGACGGGGACGGATATCTGGAACTGGCGGTGGCCATCAACAATAAACTCCATGTTTACAACTATAACGGCACTGCGGTGGAGGGATTCCCGGTGGAGGTGTCTTCATCACAATTGGTGCAGTCCTCTCCGGTAATGGCCGATGTGGACGGGGACCGTCTGCCGGAGATCGTGATCGGCTCCCCGGACAATGCGGTGATGGCCTTCAACCATGACGGTACCAACGCGGCCGGCTTCCCATTGACCCTGGGGGGTCGCACCTATTCCACGCCTTTGGCCTTCGATCTGGACGGCGATACCACCGGCACCGAACTGGCCATCGGCTGCGATGACGGAATGGTTTATGCCTGGAGCCTGCCGTCGGCCTTCTCCATCCAAACCAGCCACTGGACCGGGTTCCATAACGACCAGGCCAACTCCGGATACTTGAATTGGGACCTTTCCCGGCATCCGCTGAAGATTTCGGATAAACTGCTGGCCAACGCCTATGTGTACCCCAATCCGGCCCGGGGGAATTTTGCCAAGATACGATTCTCCCTGAACGCTCAAGCCAGCGTGAATATCAAGGTTTTCAACCTGGCCGGGGACCTGGTCCAGGAATTCAGCCAGCCGGGGTTTGCCGGAACCGAGAACGAAATATTGTGGAAACTGGGCAACCTGGCCTTCGGTGTCTACCTGATCCGGCTGGAGGCGGTATCCACTAACGACACCCAATATCAGATATTGAAAGCGGCGGTGATACGATGA
- a CDS encoding PorV/PorQ family protein has protein sequence MLFKRSTGIVMLLAVMFLGLATGPAYAISEGGAIFLLIRPGARPSGMGSAFAAISDDATATYFNPAGLAFLMPDAVQYFQEDDIKDWAVLVSNLQEKDAFYLFQQPDLLDPASIILQAGQSPLLTAGDIADWNKLGELLRDSTRDSRAYRLVSGWLDSTARAAIFNSDSVMTLQDRWTVLYRLNKQISSDRDIYRRSVLDGMETPPTVRELVLTGKYSRDKNELASRDFADPLGLVQQLVAADDPLSRYLWGRLASRSRTVLKNGLPADSAAAVLAAEFSKIIKGRLYQPARLANVVLSDALKERSAAGLKGEDLALFNMQLLEAAYPRQISLTVDHRKIGPDNSIKLNRTLLESYLPEIIKPYAQRMGKDSLSLYIVNKIGEPGWESLKKYQGQQAMTPEEETGVLEFMNTVINGYETGEAGQKDNLPALKAKREALEILFPSDLASYRKKTLASPQMHIRSLLASEFIAICDRYRTNKVVSREDKESLLGGLNQLLANRALYRAEYFKNEDLDPAARGYIQEGIDYLSIEDLTALNRKLLESALPGSLKRKVEPTPHYATMMHSPWLSEIWSDVGDMYYEFIAYAQPVKDWGVFGGNVVFLSEGTNQRIDENEHVLGTFSSYEFSPTLTYANKIYSNLAGGINLKLIYSHLAPFGAPGEQGKGIATTWAVDLGLLYHGPFDGLALGLNVQNIGPKLTYIDAQEADPLSRNLRVGTAYDILDGKYSKLTAAWDFTKTIVDLSPDRPWKEELQDVVHHLGMEYWYLGPASLALRAGYVLDEVGHIKGPTYGAGVGFRKIQFDFAMEPGGDLQNFNKKFSLSAVF, from the coding sequence ATGTTGTTTAAAAGATCAACCGGCATCGTTATGCTGTTGGCCGTGATGTTCCTTGGTTTGGCAACCGGCCCGGCTTACGCCATATCCGAGGGCGGGGCCATCTTCCTTTTGATCCGTCCCGGGGCCAGGCCCAGCGGTATGGGCAGCGCCTTCGCCGCCATCTCCGACGACGCCACCGCCACCTATTTCAACCCGGCCGGGCTGGCCTTTTTGATGCCGGATGCGGTCCAGTATTTCCAGGAGGATGATATCAAGGATTGGGCGGTCTTGGTGTCCAACCTGCAGGAGAAGGACGCCTTCTATCTGTTCCAGCAGCCGGACCTGCTCGATCCCGCATCCATCATCCTGCAGGCCGGGCAGTCGCCCCTGCTGACCGCGGGGGATATTGCCGATTGGAACAAGCTGGGCGAATTGCTGCGTGATTCCACCAGGGACAGCCGGGCTTACCGGCTGGTATCCGGGTGGCTGGACAGCACCGCCCGGGCCGCCATCTTCAACTCCGACAGCGTGATGACCCTGCAGGATAGATGGACCGTATTATACCGCCTGAACAAACAGATATCGTCCGACCGGGATATCTATCGCCGGTCGGTTTTGGATGGAATGGAAACCCCGCCAACCGTCCGGGAGCTGGTACTGACCGGTAAATATTCCCGGGATAAAAATGAGCTGGCCTCCCGGGATTTTGCCGATCCCCTGGGACTGGTCCAGCAACTGGTGGCGGCCGATGATCCCCTGTCCCGATACCTCTGGGGCAGGCTTGCTTCGCGCAGCAGGACCGTTCTGAAAAACGGCTTGCCGGCTGATTCGGCGGCGGCTGTCCTGGCGGCGGAGTTCAGCAAAATAATCAAGGGGAGACTTTACCAGCCCGCCAGATTGGCTAACGTGGTGTTGTCTGATGCCCTGAAAGAAAGATCGGCGGCCGGCCTCAAAGGCGAAGACCTGGCATTATTCAATATGCAACTATTGGAGGCCGCCTATCCCCGGCAGATATCCCTGACGGTCGATCACCGGAAGATAGGCCCGGATAACTCGATCAAGCTGAACCGAACCCTGCTGGAAAGCTACCTGCCGGAGATCATCAAACCTTACGCCCAGAGAATGGGGAAAGACTCCCTGTCGTTGTATATCGTCAATAAGATCGGGGAACCGGGCTGGGAAAGCCTGAAGAAATATCAGGGCCAGCAGGCAATGACCCCGGAGGAGGAGACCGGCGTTCTGGAATTCATGAATACCGTCATCAACGGCTATGAAACCGGGGAAGCCGGACAGAAGGACAACCTGCCGGCCTTAAAGGCAAAACGGGAGGCCCTGGAAATCCTGTTTCCGTCCGACCTGGCCTCATACCGCAAAAAAACCCTGGCTTCGCCCCAGATGCATATCAGAAGCTTGCTGGCTTCTGAATTCATCGCCATCTGCGACAGATACCGGACCAACAAGGTTGTCAGCCGGGAGGACAAGGAATCGCTGCTGGGAGGGCTGAACCAGCTGCTGGCCAACCGGGCTTTATATAGAGCCGAATATTTCAAAAATGAAGACCTGGATCCGGCGGCCCGGGGCTACATCCAGGAGGGGATCGATTATCTGAGCATTGAAGATCTTACCGCCTTGAACCGGAAACTGCTGGAATCGGCCCTGCCCGGCTCGCTGAAAAGAAAGGTGGAGCCCACTCCGCATTACGCCACCATGATGCATTCCCCCTGGCTTTCCGAGATCTGGAGCGATGTGGGGGACATGTATTATGAGTTCATCGCCTATGCCCAGCCGGTAAAGGACTGGGGGGTCTTCGGCGGGAATGTGGTCTTTCTCTCGGAAGGGACCAACCAGCGGATAGATGAAAATGAACATGTCCTGGGGACCTTCTCCAGCTACGAATTCTCGCCCACCCTCACCTATGCCAACAAAATATACAGCAACCTGGCCGGCGGGATCAACCTGAAGCTGATCTATTCGCACCTGGCGCCCTTCGGGGCTCCGGGCGAGCAGGGAAAGGGGATCGCCACCACCTGGGCGGTGGACCTGGGGCTGCTTTATCACGGGCCGTTCGACGGTCTGGCCCTGGGCCTGAACGTCCAGAACATCGGGCCCAAGCTCACCTATATCGACGCCCAGGAGGCCGATCCCCTGTCCCGCAACCTCAGGGTCGGCACGGCTTACGACATCCTGGACGGCAAATACTCCAAACTGACCGCGGCCTGGGACTTCACCAAGACCATCGTCGACCTTTCCCCCGACCGGCCGTGGAAGGAAGAGCTCCAGGACGTGGTCCACCATCTGGGGATGGAGTACTGGTACCTGGGCCCGGCCAGCCTGGCCCTGCGGGCCGGCTATGTACTGGACGAAGTGGGACACATCAAGGGACCCACCTACGGCGCCGGGGTGGGATTCCGCAAGATACAATTTGACTTTGCCATGGAGCCGGGCGGCGACCTGCAGAATTTCAACAAGAAATTCTCGCTGTCGGCGGTGTTTTAA
- the fsa gene encoding fructose-6-phosphate aldolase produces the protein MKLFIDTANVSEIKEAASWGIIDGVTTNPSLIAKEGRDFAQVVKEICDIVDGPVSAEVLSPDAPGMLKEAQPLIKIHPNVAVKIPMTLEGLKAVKELSAQGIKTHITLVFSANQALLAAKAGATFISPFVGRLDDVSEYGIGLIEEIVQIYGNYDLPTQVLAASIRTPLHVLDCAKIGAHIATVPFNVLKMLAQHPLTDIGIKKFNDDWAKAKK, from the coding sequence ATGAAGCTGTTCATAGATACCGCCAACGTGTCCGAGATCAAAGAAGCCGCCAGCTGGGGGATCATCGACGGGGTGACCACCAATCCCAGCCTGATCGCCAAGGAGGGGCGCGATTTCGCCCAGGTGGTCAAGGAGATCTGCGACATAGTGGACGGGCCGGTGTCGGCCGAGGTGCTAAGCCCCGATGCCCCCGGCATGCTGAAGGAGGCCCAGCCGCTGATCAAGATCCACCCCAATGTGGCCGTCAAGATACCGATGACCCTGGAGGGGCTGAAGGCGGTCAAGGAACTTTCGGCCCAGGGCATCAAGACGCACATCACCCTGGTATTTTCGGCCAACCAGGCCCTGCTGGCGGCCAAGGCCGGGGCCACCTTCATCAGCCCCTTCGTGGGCCGGCTGGATGATGTCTCGGAGTACGGCATCGGCCTGATAGAGGAGATCGTCCAGATCTACGGAAACTACGATCTGCCCACCCAGGTGCTGGCGGCCAGCATCCGGACGCCCCTGCATGTGCTGGACTGCGCCAAGATAGGGGCCCACATCGCCACGGTGCCTTTCAACGTGCTGAAGATGCTGGCCCAGCATCCCCTGACCGATATCGGGATCAAGAAATTCAACGACGACTGGGCCAAGGCAAAGAAATAA
- a CDS encoding POTRA domain-containing protein codes for MRAYILPAAMVLTLASAAWPAVIRRMDYDGQSPFSPKQMNAIIGFQSGTGLSSESLAAGLNKLLAELNRAGCFLAGLEMEYSPDSTQAKVKITNGIIPRAGNIIITGNSYLGRNYLESQLSVRPKGTLSEGQILSDIAALSLVYADNGFPHARIAVGDFSLSGSRLDYSYQIVEGSRVNIDKIRFSGNLQTKEYALLRLSGLAPGVVFNRKNIEKGRARLIKSGLFRTVSEPVLTAGDRAGSENLLIALEEGRYNNIFGALGYNRDQTRQNGWLTGSLDMAFSNLGGVGRRAKISWQRLRQENSRLSAEFSTPWIFSLNLGLTAAVSHRIEDSTYTQSSGRLMADLPAGEHFTAGAGAEAVRVVPGSAQLIGRNIKYNSLWSLEADYRDGSVSPRGFWSKLEIEYGRKRYYNPSVQLTVSRVKLDASQVRDIFKRQALSAVAHLRAVISSEKPVPRPDQFSMGGAASLRGYWEEQFIANQLAWGNLEYRYLPDRRLELFPFYDLGYYYDPERGLRGYRSGYGAGFRMDSALGWISLVYGLGRGDGWGQGKVHVSLNSDF; via the coding sequence ATGAGAGCATACATTCTGCCGGCGGCCATGGTGCTGACCCTGGCTTCGGCGGCCTGGCCGGCGGTGATCCGGCGGATGGATTATGACGGGCAGTCTCCGTTCAGCCCAAAGCAGATGAATGCCATTATCGGCTTTCAATCGGGAACCGGCCTGTCTTCGGAAAGCTTGGCGGCGGGGTTGAACAAACTGCTGGCGGAATTGAACCGGGCCGGATGTTTTCTGGCCGGGCTGGAGATGGAGTATTCGCCCGACAGCACCCAGGCCAAAGTAAAGATAACCAACGGCATCATTCCCAGGGCCGGAAATATAATAATCACCGGCAACAGCTATCTGGGTCGGAATTACCTGGAAAGCCAGCTATCTGTCCGGCCGAAGGGTACTCTTTCGGAAGGCCAGATACTAAGTGACATTGCGGCGCTGTCCCTGGTATACGCCGATAACGGGTTCCCCCATGCCAGAATAGCGGTCGGGGATTTCTCCCTGTCCGGCAGCCGGCTGGATTACAGTTACCAGATCGTGGAAGGCTCCCGGGTAAACATAGATAAGATCAGGTTTTCCGGCAATCTCCAGACCAAAGAGTATGCTTTGCTGAGATTATCGGGCCTGGCTCCGGGAGTGGTGTTCAACCGGAAAAACATTGAAAAGGGACGGGCCAGACTCATCAAGAGCGGGCTTTTCCGGACGGTGTCCGAGCCAGTTCTGACCGCCGGCGACCGGGCGGGATCCGAGAACCTGCTGATCGCCCTGGAGGAAGGGCGTTACAACAATATCTTCGGTGCCCTGGGATACAACCGTGATCAGACCCGGCAGAACGGCTGGCTGACCGGCAGCCTTGACATGGCCTTCTCCAATCTGGGCGGGGTCGGGCGCCGGGCCAAGATCAGCTGGCAGCGCCTGCGCCAGGAGAACAGCCGGCTGTCGGCCGAATTCTCCACCCCCTGGATATTCTCCCTGAACCTGGGCCTTACCGCCGCGGTCAGCCACCGCATAGAGGACTCCACCTACACCCAAAGCTCGGGCAGGTTGATGGCGGATCTTCCGGCCGGAGAGCATTTCACCGCCGGAGCGGGGGCCGAGGCGGTGAGGGTGGTGCCGGGGTCGGCCCAGCTTATCGGGCGGAACATCAAATACAACTCGCTGTGGTCTCTGGAGGCCGATTACCGGGACGGGTCTGTCAGCCCCCGGGGCTTCTGGTCAAAATTAGAGATCGAATATGGCCGCAAGAGATATTATAACCCCTCGGTTCAATTGACGGTCTCCCGGGTCAAACTGGACGCCAGCCAGGTCCGGGATATTTTCAAACGGCAGGCCCTTTCGGCGGTCGCCCATCTCCGGGCGGTGATCTCCAGCGAAAAGCCCGTTCCCCGGCCGGACCAGTTCTCCATGGGGGGGGCCGCCTCCCTGCGGGGCTACTGGGAGGAGCAGTTCATCGCCAACCAGCTGGCCTGGGGCAATCTGGAATACCGCTATTTGCCGGACCGCCGTTTGGAGCTGTTCCCCTTCTATGACCTGGGCTATTACTATGATCCGGAAAGGGGGCTGCGGGGCTACCGCTCCGGATACGGTGCCGGCTTCCGGATGGACAGCGCCCTGGGCTGGATCAGCCTGGTCTACGGGCTGGGGCGGGGTGACGGTTGGGGACAGGGCAAGGTCCATGTCAGCCTGAACAGCGATTTCTAG